In Flavobacterium luteolum, the DNA window AAATGTTCCTCTGAAACGCTCAATAAAAGCACGGTTTTCAGCAATCATTTTCTGTTGTTCATCATACGCTTTCTGCTGATGTATACGGCGATCTTTTCTTAATTCTAAGTAATGAGAATATTTTGCTTTGTAATCGTAAATTCTTCCCATTGTCACCTCGATCGTACGATTTGTAATATTATCTACAAACGCCCTATCGTGCGAAATTACCACAACTGCTTTTGCTTGAGTCAATAAGAAATCTTCTAACCATTGAATACTTTCAATATCCATGTGGTTTGTTGGCTCATCTAGCAATATCAAATCTGGCTTTCTCAATAAAATCTTCGCTAACTCAATACGCATTCTCCATCCTCCTGAAAATTCTGAAGTTTGACGTGCGAAATCTTCTCTTTCAAAACCTAAACCAACTAATATTTTCTCAACTTCTGCTTCGTAGTTTACTTCTTCAATAGCATAAAATTTCTCGCTTAAATCAGAAACTCTTTCGATCAATTTCATGTATTCGTCACTTTCATAATCAGTACGAACTGTTAACTGTTCATTGATCTCATCTATTTCAGATTTCATTTTAAAAATCTCACTGAAGGCTTTTGATGCTTCTTCCATAACAGTAGCACCATCTTCGGTAAGCAAATGCTGAGGCAGATATGCAATTACAGCTTCTTTCGGAGCAGAAATACTTCCCGTTGAAGGTTTGTTTGCTCCTGCAATAATCTTTAAAAGTGTAGATTTTCCCGCACCATTTTTACCCATTAGGGCAATTTTATCATTTTCATTAATAGCAAAAGAAACATCGCTAAAAAGTGTAGTTCCACCAAATTGAACCGAAATATCGTTAACTGTAATCATTTGTGTTTGTGAATTTTGTTTAATCGGTTAATCGTTTGACTGACTACCCATTTTTTTCGTGCTGCAAAGATAGATTTAATTAGATAATGTCCCAATTTGATAATTAGATAATTTTGAAAATGTGACAATTAAATATATTTTTTTTGCCACAGATTAAAGGATTTTCACTGATTATTTTTTTTACTGAGAATACATATTCTAAAAAAATCTTTTTAATCTTTTAATCTGTGGCAAAAAAAAAGAAGCTTGATTGATTTTTAAAGCTGCTCAGATTTTCCAATTTCAAAATTTTAATCTTACCTTGTATAATAATTTAAAAATCAGCAAAATATGAGAACGAAATTAAAACTGACCGTCTACTTAATTGCAGGATTACTATTTGGACTCACTGCAAATGCTCAAAAAACCGTAATTAAGAAGGAAGCTTTACCAGGAAATGCACAAACCTTCCTAAAAACACATTTCGGATCGAAAAAGCCAAGCTACATATTAGAAGACAAAGAAATTCTTTCTACAGAGTACAAAGTACAATATGACAACAAAATTGAAATTGAATTTGACAAGAAAGGAAACTGGAAAGAAGTAGATGCTAAAACTGGAAAAATTCCAAAATCTATTATTCCTAAAAAAATTGCTTCTTATATAAAATCAAATTTTCCCAAAGAAGATGTAACCAAAATCGAACTTGGAAGTTCTGGCTACGAAACAAAATTAACCAATGGTTTAGAATTAAAATTCAATTTAAAAGGAGATTTTATTAAGATTGACAAATAAGTATAATTAGGAAATGTGTCAATTAGGAAATTAGAAAATTCTCAAAACCATAAAATAACAAAACCCGACAGTTTTTAAAAACCTGTCGGGTTTGTTATAACTATCTAATTTTCAAATTGACTAATTATCTCATTAATCTTTTCTCCATTTTTTAGTTTCTTCGAAAATATGCTCCATAATTGCAGCTTCCGTTGCGTCGAACTCTATATTTCTTCGGCTCATCACTAACCTTGCTGTTTCAAAAGCTTTCTTAGTTACATAAGTCGTAAATCCTGCAGCGCCCCCCCAAGAAAAACTTGGAACAAAATTGCGAGGAAATCCACTTCCAAAAATATTAGCACTTACACCAACCACTGTTCCCGTATTAAACATGGTATTGATTCCGCATTTACTGTGATCTCCCATCATTAAACCGCAAAACTGAAGTCCCGTTTTAGCAAAACCTTCTGTTTCGTAACTCCATAATTTCACTTCTTCGTAGTTGTTTTTTAGGTTTGAGTTATTAGAATCTGCTCCAATATTACACCATTCACCTAAAACAGAATCCCCTAAGAATCCTTCATGTCCTTTATTTGAATTTGCAAAAAGAACTGAATTTTTAACCTCGCCTCCTATTCTAGATCCAGGCCCAACAGTTGTTGCTCCATAAACTTTGGCTGACATTTTTACCATTGCATTTTCACACAAAGCGAATGGTCCGCGAATTACGGTTCCTTCCATAATTTCGGCATTTTTACCTATATATATAGGACCAGTTGATGCATTTAAAGTTACAAACTCTAGTTTTGCTCCTTCTTCAATAAAAATATTTTCTGGCGAAATTACATTTACGCTTTTTGGAATAGGCTGCGATGTACGATCTTCAGTTAGATATTTAAAATCCTGACGAATTGCTGCATCATTTTTAGAGAAAATATCCCAAGTATGCTCTATTGTAATACAATCTTCATTGTACTGAATAATTTCATAAGAATCAAAATCGACTTCTTCCTGATTCTCGTTCGTAAAAAATGCTATTACATCTTCTCCTTTAAAAATCGCTTGGTTTTCAGTTAAATTAGAAACCATTTCAGCAAGAGTATCATTTGGCAAATACGCTGCGTTGATCATAACGTTTTCTTCCATTTCAACCATTGGAAATTTTTCAGACAAATATTCTTCGGTTATAGTAGTGATTGTAGAACCTAAATATTTTTCCCATTTCTGGCGGATTGTCATAATTCCAACCAAAATATCCGCTACTGGTCTTGTAAAAGTAAAGGGTAATAAAGCATTCCGAACGGGGCCGTCGAAAAGAATGTAGTTCATAAATAATTGAGTGTTTGTTAAAATTTGATTTGGTTACCTGGCTTCAAAGTTACAAATATTTATGTGTTTGATTAAAAGTACTCTCATTCAAAATAAGAAAATAATTGCTTTTTGGCTAACATTTTTTTTTATATCGATAATCATTTAACCGCAAAGTGCGCAAAGTTTATATTATCAAGTTTTTATAAAAAATAAAGTTCGCAAAGATTTGTACAGATGCTAACTTTGCGAACTTTGTGTTTTCTAAACATAATGTCAGGTAAAATCTTTGCGCACTTTGCGGTTAGATTTTACAATTCCATAAAAAAAGCCTTCCAGAATTGGAAGGCTTTTGTATAATTTAAAACAGCTATTATTTTTTAGCGTGTTTAGCATATTTAGTTTTGAATTTATCAATACGTCCTGCAGTATCGATAAGTTTAGATTTACCAGTATAAAAAGGGTGAGATGTTCTAGAAATCTCCATTTTTACAACTGGATACTCAACTCCGTCAACTTCAATTGTTTCTTTTGTATCTGCAGTAGATTTAGTGATAAAAACCTCATCATTCGACATGTCTTTAAATGCAACTAATCTGTAATTTTCTGGGTGAATTCCTTTTTTCATCTTTTCTTTTATTTATTGTTTGGAGCACTTTTATTTTGAAGCTTTTTCATGGTTAGAAAAAGGTGTAAACAAATAATACTCTTTTTTGTTTAAAAATTTAATTATTTTTGAGTGTGCAAATTTACAATTCTTTTTTAATAAACAAACAGTTAGCCTACTTTTTTTTAGTTTATTTCGAAAAGCTTTTTTTATATCCGATTATAGTGGGAATTACTATATTTGTGGATTAATTTTAAACATATCGAAATATGATTAATGAAGTTATAAAAAAGAACGGTATTACGTATGGTGTAATGATCGGAATTGCGTCGGCTTTGGTTACTGCTACGATCTATGCTGTTGATTTAAACTTATTTACAGCTTGGTGGATGGGAATAATAGGAATCGTAATAAGTCTTACACTTAGTATTATTTTACTTTCTAAAACCAAAAGAGATTTAAACGGTGTTTTTCCTTTTAAAGACGCTTTTACTACTTATTTTATAGCGGCAGTAATTGGTATTTTAATATCTACAACTTTTAACATTGTATTGTTTAATGTAATTGATCCAGGTGCAAAAGATACTTTGAGCGAAATTATGATCAAATATACTATTGGTATGATGCAGAAATTTGGCGCACCAGCCGCTTCTATTAATGAAGCTGTTGCCAAAATGAAAGAAAGCAATCCGTATTCTACTTTTGAATTATTAAAAGGATCAGTTTTTGCAATGGTTGTAAGCGCTATTTTCGGATTAATTTTCGCAGCATTTTTTAAAAGCAAATCTACACAAGAATAAAAATATAAATGAATTTATCTATACTTATACCGCTTCTAAACGAGGAGGAATCACTTAAAGAACTCTACACATGGATCATTAAAGTGATGCAGTCTAACAATTACTCTTATGAAATCATTTTTGTAGATGATGGTAGTACAGATAATTCTTGGCAGATTATTGAAGGTTTCTCTAACGAAAATCCAAATGTAAAAGGAATTCGTTTCATGAAAAACTTCGGAAAATCTCAAGCTTTGCATGCTGGTTTTGCAAAAGCAAAAGGCGATGTTATTATTACAATGGATGCCGACTTGCAAGATAGTCCAGACGAAATTCCAGAATTGTATGAAATGATTACAGCTCAGAAATACGATTTGGTTTCAGGCTGGAAAAAGAAACGTTACGATTCTGTTGTAGCCAAAAATCTTCCTTCAAAATTATTTAACTGGGCAGCCAGAAAAACTTCTGGTGTTGAGCTAAATGATTTTAACTGCGGATTAAAAGCCTACAAAAATGTTGTAGTCAAAAACATTGAAGTTTCTGGCGAAATGCACCGCTATATTCCAGTTTTGGCTAAAAATGCTGGATTCGGAAAAATTGGAGAAAAAGTGGTAATTCACCAAGCTAGAAAATATGGTGAGACTAAATTTGGAATGGAGCGTTTTATAAACGGTTTTCTAGATTTAATTACTATCTGGTTTTTGTCAAGATTCGGAAAAAGACCAATGCACTTATTTGGCGCTATGGGCTCCTTAATGTTTATTATAGGATTTTTAGCAGCTGGATATATTGGAGTTTCTAAACTATACCATATGTATACTGGAATGAAATACAGTCTGGTTACCAATAATCCATGGTTTTATATTGCTTTAACTACTATGGTTCTTGGAACTCAGTTATTTCTAGCAGGATTCTTGGGTGAAATTATTTTAAGAACAAAAAATAACGAAGCAAGATATAAAGTAGCAAGAGAGGTTAATTTTTAATTTTTTTTGTCTTTATGCAGTATTTTATAATCCGTTTTTAATTAAGGCATAAAAATATTGTATACAGCACCGTTAACTCTCTGTAAAAATCTATTTTTAAATAAACAAAAACGAAATCAAAAATGAATATAGCACCAAACATACTAAACGCAGTCAATGAATGGTTAACACCAACATTTGACCAAGAAACGCAAGCTGCAGTTAAAGAATTAATGACCACTTCTCCAAAAGAACTGGAAGAGAGTTTTTACAAAAACTTAGAATTCGGAACTGGAGGAATGCGTGGTGTTATGGGTGTTGGTGACAATAGAATCAACAAATATACGCTTGGAAAAAACACTCAGGGATTATCTGATTACCTACATAAAGTTTTCCCAAACGAGCCTTTAAAAGTGGTTATTGCTTATGATTGTCGTCATAACAGCAATACTTTAGCAAAAGTTGTTGCTGATGTTTTCTCAGCAAACGGAATTCAGGTTTACCTATTCTCTGACTTAAGGCCAACACCAGAATTATCTTTTGCACTTAAATATTTAAAATGCCAGTGCGGAATTGTTTTAACAGCTTCTCATAATCCGCCAGAATACAACGGATACAAAGTTTACTGGCAAGACGGAGGACAAATTGTTCCTCCACAAGACAAAGAAATTGTCAATGTAATTGAAAGCTTAGGTTATGATAAAATCAAATTCAATGCAAACGAGAGTTTAATTGAATACATTGATACAGAACTTGACAAAGCATTTATAAAATCATCTATCGAAAACGCAAGTTTTAATACTCCAGCTGAGGCTAAAGACAATCTTCATATTGTGTTTACTTCATTGCATGGAACTTCTATAAAATCAATTCCTGATGTTTTATCGCAAGCTGGATACAAAAATGTTCATATCGTTCCAGAACAAGCTGTACCAGACGGAGATTTCCCTACAGTAAAATCTCCAAACCCAGAAGAACCAGAAGCTTTGACTATGGCTTTGGCTTTAGCAGATAAAACAAATTCTGACATTGTAGTAGGAACAGATCCTGATTGTGATCGTTTAGGAGTTGCTGTTCGTAACAATGACGGCAAAATGATTTTATTAAACGGAAACCAAACCATGGTTTTAATGACTTCTTTCTTATTGAAACAATGGAAAAAAGCAGGCAAACTTAACGGAAAACAATTCGTTGGCTCTACAATTGTTTCAACTCCAATGATGATGGAATTGGCAACAAGTTATGGCGTAGAGTGTAAAGTTGGGTTAACTGGCTTTAAATGGATTGCAAAAATGATCAAAGATTTTCCTGAACTTGAATTTATTGGAGGTGGTGAAGAAAGTTTCGGATTTATGGTTGGTGACGCCGTTAGAGACAAAGATGCTGTTGCCGCAACCTTATTAATCTGCGAAGTTGCAGCTCAAGCTAAAGCAACGGGAAGCTCAGTTTACAAAGAACTTTTACAACTTTATGTTGAAAATGGTTTCTATAAAGAATTCTTAGTTTCTTTAACTAAAAAAGGAATGGAAGGATTACAGGAAATCAATCAAATGATGATCGATTTACGCGAAAATCCTTTGAAAGAAATCAATGGCCAGCGTGTAATTATGGTTGAAGATTATCAATCTTCTATCGCTTTAAATTTATTGGACGGCTCAGAATCGACAATGGATATTCCGAAATCGAATGTATTAATTTATTATACTGAAGATGGTTCTAAAATTTGCGCAAGACCAAGCGGAACTGAACCAAAAATCAAATTCTATATCAGTGTAAATGCAGAAATAGAATCAGTTTCAGATTTTGACGAAGCAGAAAAATTCTTAGACGGAAAAATTCAGAACATTATCGCAGATATGAAGTTGAATTAAATAAACTCATTTTTTTAAAGTACAACCATTTACAAATAGCCTTTAAAAAGCAATGAGTTCCAACATTTAAAACTCTGATTTGCATTTATTAAAGATGCAAAATCAGAGTTTTTTTTATAAAAAAAACCTAAAAGAAATTGAAAATAATCCAATTGGATTATTTTTGTGCAGTAAAAATCCACCAAAAACGGATTCATCATAACAAAAAAATATTCCCAAAATTCGAAAGAACATTACCACAGCAAAAAAATAACATCCGAAAATAAATGAGTAATTTCAAAAAAATATTTCCTTTTATATACCCATATAAAAGATATGCATTCTTAAATATCTTTTTTAATATTTTATATGCACTTTTCAGCACACTTTCGTTCATGGCATTAATTCCCATGATTCAGGTTTTATTTGACAAAACCAAAAAAAATACAGTGATGCCAACTTATGAAGGAATTGCGCACATAAAAGACTACGGAGAAAATTATTTAAGCTACTACATCACTACAAATACCGACACTCATAACCCAGGTTATGTGCTTTCTATAATGGTGGCCATTATTATTTCGATCTTCTTACTAAAAAACTTAGCCGATTATTTAGCCATGTTTTTTGTCACTTTTTTACGAAATGGCGTTTTAAGAGATATGCGAAATGCGATGTACAAAAAAACACTTGAATTACCTTTATCATTCTATTCTGAAAAGAGAAAAGGAGATGTGATTTCAAGGATTTCAGCAGACGTAAATGAGGTTCAAACTTCGTTTTTAGCAATTTTGGAACTTATTGTAAAAGAACCTTTAACAATTGTTTTTACTATTATCGCTATGCTGATAATCAGCGCTAAACTAACTTTATTTGTATTTATTTTTATTCCCGTTTCCGGTTATATCATTTCATTAATTGGAAAACAATTAAAAAAACAGTCCAGTAAAGCCCAAGAAGAACAAGGAACTTTCTTATCAACCATCGAAGAGACAATTGGAGGTCTTAAAGTTGTAAAAGGATATAATGCGGAAAATTATTTTAATAAACTTTTTCAAGATTCTACAGATCGCTTCTTTAGTTTATCAAACACAATTGGAAACCGTCAAAACTTAGCTTCTCCTGCCAGTGAATTTATGGGAATTACAGTTATTGCCATTTTGCTTTGGTATGGCGGTCAAATGGTTTTAATTGACAAAACATTAGATGGCGCTTCTTTTATTGCCTACATGGGATTAGCTTATAACATTTTAACTCCTGCAAAAGCAATTTCTAAAGCTTCATACGGAGTAAAAAGAGGAAACGCTGCCGCAGAACGTGTTCTTGAAGTTTTAGACCAAGAAAACACTATTGTTTCTAAAGAAAACGCAATCGAGAAAACAACATTTGATGACAATATTACTGTTCAAAATATCAATTTCAAATATGAAGACGAAAATGTATTAAAAGATTTTTCTCTTGAAATTAAAAAAGGACAAACTGTTGCGCTTGTTGGACAATCTGGAAGTGGAAAAAGTACAATTGCAAATTTATTGACTCGTTTTTATGATGTAAACGAAGGCTCAATTTCTATAGACGGAATCAATATTAAAGACATAAATCTGCAATCGCTTCGCAGTTTAATGGGATTGGTTACTCAAGACAGCATTTTGTTCAATGACACTATCAAAGCCAATATTTCTCTAGGAAAATTAGATGCTACGGATGATGAAATTATCGAAGCTTTAAAAATTGCCAATGCTTATGAATTTGTCAAAGATCTTCCAAAAGGTATTTACACCAATATTGGAGACAGCGGAAACAAACTTTCAGGAGGTCAAAAACAGCGTTTATCGATCGCTCGCGCAGTATTAAAAAACCCGCCGATTATGATTCTAGACGAAGCAACATCGGCATTGGATACAGAAAGCGAAAAATTTGTTCAAGTAGCGCTCGAAAACATGATGCAGAACAGAACATCAATCGTAATTGCACACCGTCTTTCCACCATTCAAAAAGCAGATGTGATTGTCGTAATGCAGAAAGGAAAAATCGTTGAGCAAGGAACCCACGATGAATTAATTGCAAAAAACGGAACTTACAATAAACTGGTAACAATGCAGTCTTTCGAATCGTAAGAAATCATTAATACCAAATTAATAATGCACAGATTAAGGAAATATTAAAACTCAGTTTAATTTCTTTAATCTGTGTTTATTTTTATAACTTTAGGTTAGTTAAAGATTGAAATCATTTAATCTAAAGAAAATGTATCTTAACAACCCCAACATAAAACTTCCCGACGATCCCGATACTATTGTTTGGAAATATCTAGACTTATCTAAATTTCTTGATTTATTACTTTCTAAGAAGCTTTTCATGTCGCGTTCGGATAAGTTTGAAGACCAATACGAAGGCACTTTTAGCGAACCGACTTATGAAGAGATAAAAAAACTTGCCGCAGACAATCCTGAGTTTTTAAATTACTACAAAACACATCGCGAAAAAGTAGCCATTAGCAGCTGGCATATTAACGAATATGAATCTTTTGCCATGTGGCAGATTTTTACCAAAAACAATGAAGGTTTGGCCATTCAGTCCACCATTCGAAGGCTGCAGAAAGCGGTAAAACCTGAAAACAATTTTGACCAGTTTATAGGCGAAGTAAACTACATTGATTACAAAAAAGAATATATTCCGTTTGATGATTTATTCTTTCCGTTTTTATTTAAAAGAAAAAGTTTTCAATACGAAAGAGAAGTTAGAATTCTGAGTGACACTTCAAAAAGTGACATCAAATTAAACGACGGATTAAAAATCAACGTCGATATCAACCAATTAATCGAAAAAATATACATTCATCCAAAATCTGAAAACTGGTACAAAAAACTAGTCATAGAATTAGTAGAACGCCTTGGTTTTGGTTTTGAAATCGAAAAATCGGATCTAGAAAGTGATATATTGATTTGAAGTTGCTAAGGTTCTGAGAGGCTAAGATGCTAAGTTTTTTTTCTTGCCACAGATTAGAAGATTAAAAAGATTTTTTCAATATCTGATTATGTTCCGTAGGAACATTTCATCGGTAGAAAAAATTATATTGTTTTGGTTGATTTTACGTTCCATAGAAACGTTTGATTTCGATATATTTTTTTTAGCAATGCAACACTTCAAACGTTCCTACGGAACGAAAATTGATTGATCTTCATTTTTTTTCTACCAACCAGACATTCCTACGGAATGACGATTTGATGTATAAAAATGAAAAAATGCTGTTTTCATTAATGAAAACAATTTAAAAAAAGAGAGGCTGTTTCAACTTATTGAAACAGCCTCTCTTTTTTTTTAAAATCCTTCTAATCCTTTTAATCTGTGGCAAAAAACTTAGAACCTTAGCCTCTCAGAACCTCAGAACCTTTTAAATAGGTTTATAACTCTTCACTTCCCATTTTTTAGAAGCCAAATCTATATAATTGTAGTGCAAAACATCATTTTTATCGAATTGACCATTTTGGTTAGTATCTTCAATTGTTCTAAAATACAAACGGTTTTTAGATTCAATTAAGTTCCAATCTACCAATTCTTGTAAATCTGCTGAAACTTTCGTGAAATTCTCTCCGCTTATATCACTCAAGTATAAAGTTTTGATATCGCTAGTATCTATTTTACCATCTTTATTGGTATCTGAATCTGTCAGCGTGTAAACCATCACATTATTATGTGTTCTATCTGCAACTGTTTTTAAATACGTTGCTGTTAAAATCAAAACTGGTTTGTCTGATAATGGTCGGATAGAATCTGAATCTACTTTTTGGAATTTTAAATTCTGAAGATATCCTGTAATTTCAAATTCGCCTAAATTAGAAATTGTAAAACTCACATCATTAACACTCGAAGAACCATAACGAGCTTTTGAGCCTCTTTCATAAACTCTTAAATCTCCAACCGGATGAATTAAATAATTAGTGCCTTCCAACTGAATAGGAAGATCTGCAATTTCAATTTGGGTCGTATCGGTTTTGGTAATACTTACTTTATTTGAAGCACCGTAGCTTACTTTGGGTTTTTGAACTTCTTCTCGGCAGCTTATTACTGTTCCGATAAGTATAAGGGCGATATATTTAAAATACTTTTTCATCTACAATGATTATATACGATTATCAAATATACTATTTTTGATTGTATTTTTTGTTTTTATTGAATTTTACTGAACAATTGCGAAGCAGATTACAACCTCGCATTTATCTTAACGTTAAAAACCCTCGAAGTCATATAATTTGGAATCGCATATTGATTTTTTGAATACACATCACGAACCCAAGTATTCGTAATAGCGTTTTGATTATTGAAAAGATTGAAAATTTCCAATCCAACTGCTAATTCTTTAAAGTTTTTCAGCCAGCCTTTTTTTGTATTTTGCGTACTAGCATCTACAAAAACTTTTGCAAAACCAATATCAGCTCTTCTATAGTCATTCAATCGGTTTTGATATAAATACGGATCTGAATATGCTGGCGCACCACCAGGCAAACCGGTATTATAAACCAAATTCAAATATACTTTCACACTTGGAATATTTGGCATATAATCCTGAAACAGCATCGCAAATTTCAAGCGCTGATCTGTCGGACGGGCAATATAACCTTTGTCTTCGTAATTTTCTTCGGTTTTCAAATATCCAAAACTTATCCACGATTCTGTCCCCGGCACAAATTCTCCGTTTAGTCTAAAATCAAGACCTTGCGCATAAGCTTTTGCATAATTATTGGCAACGTAACGAATTCGAACATTATCTATTGAATAAACATTGACATCTGAAAGTGATTTATAATACAGTTCCGTTACCCATTTAAATGGACGGTTCCACATTTTAAAATTATAATCATTACTCAAAACCACATGAACTGCTTCCTGAGCTTTTACATTTGGATTTACAACTCCTTCCAAATCTCGTAATTCTCGATAAAATGGCGGCTGATGATATAACCCTCCCGAAATTCTAAAAACCATATCGCTATCCCAATCTGGTTTTATCGCAAATTGTGCACGCGGACTTACTACAAATTGTGTTTTTTCTTCTTCTAGAGCTCCCGCAACATTCCAACCCTGAAAACGCGCTCCCAAATGATACCAGATCTGACTCGAACCAATTTCTGATTGTTTGTTCCATTGCGCATAACCTGAAAATCGATTTATGGTATTAAAATTGGTCGCCCGAATATTTTGATATGGCAAAAGCGGTCCCGTATAAGGTGTATAAGGCTGATTATTTTTAGGAAGAATAACCAACGGTGGATTAATAGAAAACCCTGCCGAATCAACAACTTCCCACTCCACTACTCGATCTCGAATAGATTCTCTGGTATATTTTAAACCAAATTCCAATTGGCTTTCTTTCCAATCTTTAATTCCTTTTAATTCGATATTTGCAATTAAAGCATCGAGATCATTTCGAGCATGATTCAGCTGAGAACCAATTCCGCGTGTAAAATCAACTGCAGAGGCATTTTCTGGATCTTCGGCATTTACATTTCCTAAACGATATTGTGCCAAAATATCAAAATGCTCTTGTTCTGTAGTATGAAATAAAGAACTAATCAATTTAAGAGTCAGTGAAGGCGATGCTTTATAAGTAGTTTTTAAAGCACCAAAATAAGTATCGTATTGATCTTTTTCTTGTCCATCATAATAAACCGCCAGTGCCATCGGCTGATCCGCTGTTCCAAAATTTGTTTGGCGGACTAAAGGTTGATACGAATATTTATTCTGAGAAATATTTCCTAAAAAGCTCATTTGCCATTTCTCAGAAATATCATAATTTATATTGGTCTGAATATCTGCAAAAGTTGGTTTGTAGTTCGTTTCTGTATCTTGACTATTTACCAAAAGACTATTGTTTCGGTAGCGGACTCCTGTTACGGCTGACCATTTTTTATTTTTCGAAACCAAATCAACTGCAGCGCTTCCTCCTAAAAAGCTTGCCTCAAAGGCAGCACCAAACTGAGTTGGCTTTCGATAGGTAATATCTAAAACCGAAGATAATTTATCTCCGAACTTCGCCTGAAATCCACCAGCAGAAAATTCAACATTTTGAACCAAATCGGTATTGGTAAAACTTAAACCTTCCTGTTGTCCTGAACGAATTAAAAACGGACGATATACTTCTACTTCATTTACATAAACTAGATTTTCGTCATAATTACCGCCACGCACCATGTATTGTGTGCTCAATTCATTATTTGAATTAACTCCAGGAAGTGTCTTTAGAATATTTTCGATTCCAGCATTGGCACCTGGAATTTTTTTTATAGTTTCAGTATCAATTGATGTTATTCCCTGAACCCGTTTTCTATTTCCAGAAGAAACAAAAACTTCTCCCATTTGT includes these proteins:
- a CDS encoding PepSY-like domain-containing protein; its protein translation is MRTKLKLTVYLIAGLLFGLTANAQKTVIKKEALPGNAQTFLKTHFGSKKPSYILEDKEILSTEYKVQYDNKIEIEFDKKGNWKEVDAKTGKIPKSIIPKKIASYIKSNFPKEDVTKIELGSSGYETKLTNGLELKFNLKGDFIKIDK
- a CDS encoding ABC-F family ATP-binding cassette domain-containing protein, with protein sequence MITVNDISVQFGGTTLFSDVSFAINENDKIALMGKNGAGKSTLLKIIAGANKPSTGSISAPKEAVIAYLPQHLLTEDGATVMEEASKAFSEIFKMKSEIDEINEQLTVRTDYESDEYMKLIERVSDLSEKFYAIEEVNYEAEVEKILVGLGFEREDFARQTSEFSGGWRMRIELAKILLRKPDLILLDEPTNHMDIESIQWLEDFLLTQAKAVVVISHDRAFVDNITNRTIEVTMGRIYDYKAKYSHYLELRKDRRIHQQKAYDEQQKMIAENRAFIERFRGTFSKTDAVQSRVKMLEKLEIVEVDEVDTSALRLKFPPAARSGQYPVIVKEMSKAYGDHVVFKDANIVIERGQKVAFVGKNGEGKSTMIKAIMKEIGVDSGSVEIGHNAQIGYFAQNQAALLDENATIFETIDSIAVGDIRTQIKNILGAFMFQGDDITKKVKVLSGGEKTRLAMIKLLLEPVNLLILDEPSNHLDMKTKDIIKDALRDFDGTLILVSHDRDFLDGLATKVFEFGNKRVKEHFEDVAGFLAHKKMDSMREIEK
- a CDS encoding glycosyltransferase family 2 protein; the encoded protein is MNLSILIPLLNEEESLKELYTWIIKVMQSNNYSYEIIFVDDGSTDNSWQIIEGFSNENPNVKGIRFMKNFGKSQALHAGFAKAKGDVIITMDADLQDSPDEIPELYEMITAQKYDLVSGWKKKRYDSVVAKNLPSKLFNWAARKTSGVELNDFNCGLKAYKNVVVKNIEVSGEMHRYIPVLAKNAGFGKIGEKVVIHQARKYGETKFGMERFINGFLDLITIWFLSRFGKRPMHLFGAMGSLMFIIGFLAAGYIGVSKLYHMYTGMKYSLVTNNPWFYIALTTMVLGTQLFLAGFLGEIILRTKNNEARYKVAREVNF
- a CDS encoding type B 50S ribosomal protein L31, with protein sequence MKKGIHPENYRLVAFKDMSNDEVFITKSTADTKETIEVDGVEYPVVKMEISRTSHPFYTGKSKLIDTAGRIDKFKTKYAKHAKK
- a CDS encoding DUF4199 domain-containing protein produces the protein MINEVIKKNGITYGVMIGIASALVTATIYAVDLNLFTAWWMGIIGIVISLTLSIILLSKTKRDLNGVFPFKDAFTTYFIAAVIGILISTTFNIVLFNVIDPGAKDTLSEIMIKYTIGMMQKFGAPAASINEAVAKMKESNPYSTFELLKGSVFAMVVSAIFGLIFAAFFKSKSTQE
- a CDS encoding phospho-sugar mutase; protein product: MNIAPNILNAVNEWLTPTFDQETQAAVKELMTTSPKELEESFYKNLEFGTGGMRGVMGVGDNRINKYTLGKNTQGLSDYLHKVFPNEPLKVVIAYDCRHNSNTLAKVVADVFSANGIQVYLFSDLRPTPELSFALKYLKCQCGIVLTASHNPPEYNGYKVYWQDGGQIVPPQDKEIVNVIESLGYDKIKFNANESLIEYIDTELDKAFIKSSIENASFNTPAEAKDNLHIVFTSLHGTSIKSIPDVLSQAGYKNVHIVPEQAVPDGDFPTVKSPNPEEPEALTMALALADKTNSDIVVGTDPDCDRLGVAVRNNDGKMILLNGNQTMVLMTSFLLKQWKKAGKLNGKQFVGSTIVSTPMMMELATSYGVECKVGLTGFKWIAKMIKDFPELEFIGGGEESFGFMVGDAVRDKDAVAATLLICEVAAQAKATGSSVYKELLQLYVENGFYKEFLVSLTKKGMEGLQEINQMMIDLRENPLKEINGQRVIMVEDYQSSIALNLLDGSESTMDIPKSNVLIYYTEDGSKICARPSGTEPKIKFYISVNAEIESVSDFDEAEKFLDGKIQNIIADMKLN
- a CDS encoding GlmU family protein, producing MNYILFDGPVRNALLPFTFTRPVADILVGIMTIRQKWEKYLGSTITTITEEYLSEKFPMVEMEENVMINAAYLPNDTLAEMVSNLTENQAIFKGEDVIAFFTNENQEEVDFDSYEIIQYNEDCITIEHTWDIFSKNDAAIRQDFKYLTEDRTSQPIPKSVNVISPENIFIEEGAKLEFVTLNASTGPIYIGKNAEIMEGTVIRGPFALCENAMVKMSAKVYGATTVGPGSRIGGEVKNSVLFANSNKGHEGFLGDSVLGEWCNIGADSNNSNLKNNYEEVKLWSYETEGFAKTGLQFCGLMMGDHSKCGINTMFNTGTVVGVSANIFGSGFPRNFVPSFSWGGAAGFTTYVTKKAFETARLVMSRRNIEFDATEAAIMEHIFEETKKWRKD